CTTGACGATACGTTTCAATCATGTCCAACAGCTGAGCGATATAATCACCTACAACAGGCAACGACACGGTATTATATAAGATTAGAAAGAAGATACCAAGGAAAATAGCAGTCCCTAATGTGAGACCGACGCCGCGAGAGACCCCTGCCAGCAGGTTGACTTTTATCACTTCCTTTTTATTTGTGAAATGATAAGCCATATCTTTTAAATGCCCTCTCGTCGTCATATCTTCCAGTTTATCTAGGAGTTTTTCAAAGCGCTCATTTTCTTCGTGCCGTTTGTCGTCCCCTCTCGATTTTGATGGTAATTTTCGTCTTTGTTGATCTGGTGTTAAAGGCAATAAGAGTACTCCTCTCGAGCGAGATTCAATGGTATAGCTTTTCCCCTTTGTCTTCTATTGTAAACCAAGGAACGCTGGCCTTCCAGAGCGACATGACGATTCCAATAAAAAATGGGGGAATATGCTAAAATAAAAATGACGTAACGTTAAAGGAGGATGTCATGAGAC
The Salipaludibacillus sp. LMS25 DNA segment above includes these coding regions:
- a CDS encoding DUF5665 domain-containing protein; protein product: MPLTPDQQRRKLPSKSRGDDKRHEENERFEKLLDKLEDMTTRGHLKDMAYHFTNKKEVIKVNLLAGVSRGVGLTLGTAIFLGIFFLILYNTVSLPVVGDYIAQLLDMIETYRQD